In Rhodothermus marinus DSM 4252, a single genomic region encodes these proteins:
- a CDS encoding Rad52/Rad22 family DNA repair protein has protein sequence MNNRIDLKRLQAPFAPEDIEWKPIAISKQAGKALVAPYVTNRAIMDRLDEVCGPENWRNEFRPGPGGGVLCGISIRIGDEWITKWDGAENTDIEPVKGGLSSAMRRAAVQWGIGRYLYRLPNQWVRIDERGRLLETPRLPETPETAPENRPTPARRTRPVPPRAATSRAG, from the coding sequence GGCGCCCTTTGCGCCGGAGGACATCGAGTGGAAGCCGATCGCCATTTCGAAGCAGGCAGGCAAGGCGCTCGTGGCCCCCTACGTGACGAACCGGGCCATCATGGACCGGCTCGACGAAGTGTGCGGTCCGGAGAACTGGCGCAACGAATTCCGGCCCGGACCGGGCGGCGGCGTGCTCTGTGGCATTTCGATCCGGATAGGCGACGAGTGGATCACGAAGTGGGACGGCGCCGAGAACACGGACATCGAGCCGGTCAAAGGCGGGCTTTCGTCGGCCATGCGCCGGGCGGCCGTCCAGTGGGGGATCGGGCGTTACCTCTACCGGCTTCCGAACCAGTGGGTGCGCATCGACGAGCGGGGACGGCTGCTCGAAACGCCCCGTCTTCCCGAAACGCCTGAAACCGCTCCGGAAAACCGTCCGACGCCGGCTCGCCGGACACGCCCGGTGCCACCGCGCGCCGCTACGTCGCGGGCGGGTTGA